A portion of the Bactrocera neohumeralis isolate Rockhampton chromosome 2, APGP_CSIRO_Bneo_wtdbg2-racon-allhic-juicebox.fasta_v2, whole genome shotgun sequence genome contains these proteins:
- the LOC126753768 gene encoding uncharacterized protein LOC126753768 has product MLPNKCTVHVLLVFAAVLNASVRGKSYRECIGFENEQKYVASQEDCAKYIYCDGKNSFEGACLADNYFNEKEGKCDERASVVCKVGQQLSGEDKPYSSQQGFGSGVASTDGLRVDPVNAFGGQLISQQQAKQEPQPLDGFGGGILGSEAVTGLALNAIDVGNTGSSTAMAQTPLCPRRYGLENVMYLPNTQSCAAYYVCYNGIAIPMICARNSYFNQETSHCERESNLYCPYDRPVRLICNRGVYDYIPHPRNCGYYYFCSNGYLMIFQCPFQYLWDYERRSCVQRSEAKCFSSDIAEAMLT; this is encoded by the exons atgttacCAAATAAATGTACTGTTCATGTACTACTTGTCTTCGCGGCCGTTTTGAACGCTTCGGTGCGCGGTAAATCCTATCGTGAATGCATTGGTTTTGAAAACGAACAGAAGTATGTTGCGAGCCAGGAAGATTGCGCCAAATACATCTATTGTGATGGCAAAAATTCCTTCGAAGGCGCTTGCCTCGCTGACAACTACTTCAACGAGAAAGAGGGTAAATGTGACGAACGCGCCTCGGTCGTGTGTAAAGTGGGTCAGCAATTGTCGGGTGAAGATAAACCGTACAGCAGTCAACAAGGTTTCGGTTCGGGCGTGGCGAGCACTGACGGTCTGCGTGTGGATCCCGTCAATGCCTTCGGTGGACAATTGATAAGTCAACAGCAAGCAAAACAAGAGCCACAACCATTAGATGGATTTGGTGGCGGTATTCTTGGTAGCGAGGCTGTAACTGGTTTGGCGCTAAATGCCATCGACGTCGGCAACACCGGCTCGTCTACCGCGATGGCACAGACGCCATTGTGTCCGCGGCGCTATGGCCTAGAAAATGTTATGTATCTACCCAACACCCAGTCTTGTGCCGCATACTATGTCTGCTATAACGGTATTGCCATACCAATGATTTGTGCGCGGAATAGTTACTTCAATCAGGAGACGTCGCATTGCGAACGAGAAAGCAATTTATATTGTCCG taTGATCGGCCGGTGCGTTTGATATGCAATCGTGGCGTTTACGATTACATACCGCATCCGCGTAATTGCGGCTACTACTACTTCTGCTCGAATGGCTATTTGATGATCTTCCAGTGCCCCTTCCAGTATTTGTGGGACTACGAGCGACGCTCGTGCGTACAACGCTCGGAAGCGAAATGCTTTTCCAGCGACATTGCGGAAGCGATGCTCACTTAG